One segment of Primulina tabacum isolate GXHZ01 chromosome 6, ASM2559414v2, whole genome shotgun sequence DNA contains the following:
- the LOC142548426 gene encoding putative isoaspartyl peptidase/L-asparaginase 3 isoform X1 has product MASGAVKLFVALVFLATPIPSAFGYEVKNAEKFPVVVSTWPFLEAVRAAWKTVCRGFSAMDAVVEGCSACEILRCDGTVGPGGSPDENGETTIDAMIMNGVTMEVGAVAAMRYVSEGIKAARLVMQHTEHTMLAGEQASIFSISMGLPGPTNLSSKESIEKWIKWKNNKCQPNFRKNVLPVDDCGPYHTKSIFNLGKASCTNIKSAVVDRSGSYQFGIHNHDTISLAVIDKLGNIAVGTSTNGATFKIPGRVGDGPIAGSSAYADTEVGACGATGDGDVMMRFLPCYQAVESMRLGMEPKLAAQDAIARIARKYPDFVGAVFAVNKSGAHAGACHGWTFQYSVRSPDMADVVVYTVVP; this is encoded by the exons ATGGCCTCCGGCGCCGTCAAACTGTTCGTGGCTCTCGTTTTCCTCGCTACACCAATTCCTTCC GCATTTGGATATGAAGTGAAGAATGCAGAGAAGTTCCCAGTCGTTGTTAGCACCTGGCCCTTCTTGGAAGCTGTCAGAGCAGCATGGAAGACAGTTTGCAGAGGGTTTTCAGCAATGGATGCAGTGGTAGAAGGTTGCTCTGCTTGTGAGATATTAAGATGCGATGGTACAG TTGGTCCTGGTGGAAGTCCCGACGAAAATGGAGAAACTACCATTGATGCTATGATCATGAATGGT GTGACAATGGAGGTTGGAGCTGTTGCTGCAATGAGATATGTGAGTGAAGGCATCAAAGCAGCAAGATTAGTGATGCAACATACTGAACACACCATGCTTGCTGGAGAGCAAGCATCAATATTTTCTATTTCAATGGGTCTTCCAGGTCCCACAAATCTGAGCTCCAAAGAATCAATAGAAAAgtggataaaatggaaaaatAACAAGTGCCAGCCCAATTTCAGGAAAAATGTTCTGCCCGTTGATGATTGTGGTCCTTATCATACCAAGAGTATATTTAATCTTGGTAAGGCGTCATGCACAAATATTAAGAGTGCCGTTGTTGATAGATCAGGGTCGTACCAGTTTGGCATCCACAACCACGATACAATATCACTGGCTGTTATTGACAAA TTGGGAAACATTGCTGTCGGTACATCAACTAATGGGGCCACTTTTAAGATTCCTGGCAG GGTTGGTGATGGTCCTATTGCTGGGTCTTCAGCGTATGCTGATACTGAAGTTGGAGCATGTGGTGCAACAGGGGATGGTGATGTCATGATGCGCTTCCTTCCATG CTATCAAGCGGTGGAGAGTATGAGGTTAGGCATGGAACCCAAGTTAGCAGCTCAGGATGCCATAGCAAGAATCGCTAGGAAATACCCTGATTTTGTAGGAGCTGTTTTTGCTGTCAATAAGAGTGGTGCCCATGCCGGTGCATGCCATGGATGGACTTTTCAATATTCCGTGAGGAGCCCTGACATGGCTGATGTTGTCGTTTATACGGTCGTCCCATGA
- the LOC142548426 gene encoding putative isoaspartyl peptidase/L-asparaginase 3 isoform X3 yields the protein MEVGAVAAMRYVSEGIKAARLVMQHTEHTMLAGEQASIFSISMGLPGPTNLSSKESIEKWIKWKNNKCQPNFRKNVLPVDDCGPYHTKSIFNLGKASCTNIKSAVVDRSGSYQFGIHNHDTISLAVIDKLGNIAVGTSTNGATFKIPGRVGDGPIAGSSAYADTEVGACGATGDGDVMMRFLPCYQAVESMRLGMEPKLAAQDAIARIARKYPDFVGAVFAVNKSGAHAGACHGWTFQYSVRSPDMADVVVYTVVP from the exons ATGGAGGTTGGAGCTGTTGCTGCAATGAGATATGTGAGTGAAGGCATCAAAGCAGCAAGATTAGTGATGCAACATACTGAACACACCATGCTTGCTGGAGAGCAAGCATCAATATTTTCTATTTCAATGGGTCTTCCAGGTCCCACAAATCTGAGCTCCAAAGAATCAATAGAAAAgtggataaaatggaaaaatAACAAGTGCCAGCCCAATTTCAGGAAAAATGTTCTGCCCGTTGATGATTGTGGTCCTTATCATACCAAGAGTATATTTAATCTTGGTAAGGCGTCATGCACAAATATTAAGAGTGCCGTTGTTGATAGATCAGGGTCGTACCAGTTTGGCATCCACAACCACGATACAATATCACTGGCTGTTATTGACAAA TTGGGAAACATTGCTGTCGGTACATCAACTAATGGGGCCACTTTTAAGATTCCTGGCAG GGTTGGTGATGGTCCTATTGCTGGGTCTTCAGCGTATGCTGATACTGAAGTTGGAGCATGTGGTGCAACAGGGGATGGTGATGTCATGATGCGCTTCCTTCCATG CTATCAAGCGGTGGAGAGTATGAGGTTAGGCATGGAACCCAAGTTAGCAGCTCAGGATGCCATAGCAAGAATCGCTAGGAAATACCCTGATTTTGTAGGAGCTGTTTTTGCTGTCAATAAGAGTGGTGCCCATGCCGGTGCATGCCATGGATGGACTTTTCAATATTCCGTGAGGAGCCCTGACATGGCTGATGTTGTCGTTTATACGGTCGTCCCATGA
- the LOC142548426 gene encoding putative isoaspartyl peptidase/L-asparaginase 3 isoform X2 encodes MIMNGVTMEVGAVAAMRYVSEGIKAARLVMQHTEHTMLAGEQASIFSISMGLPGPTNLSSKESIEKWIKWKNNKCQPNFRKNVLPVDDCGPYHTKSIFNLGKASCTNIKSAVVDRSGSYQFGIHNHDTISLAVIDKLGNIAVGTSTNGATFKIPGRVGDGPIAGSSAYADTEVGACGATGDGDVMMRFLPCYQAVESMRLGMEPKLAAQDAIARIARKYPDFVGAVFAVNKSGAHAGACHGWTFQYSVRSPDMADVVVYTVVP; translated from the exons ATGATCATGAATGGT GTGACAATGGAGGTTGGAGCTGTTGCTGCAATGAGATATGTGAGTGAAGGCATCAAAGCAGCAAGATTAGTGATGCAACATACTGAACACACCATGCTTGCTGGAGAGCAAGCATCAATATTTTCTATTTCAATGGGTCTTCCAGGTCCCACAAATCTGAGCTCCAAAGAATCAATAGAAAAgtggataaaatggaaaaatAACAAGTGCCAGCCCAATTTCAGGAAAAATGTTCTGCCCGTTGATGATTGTGGTCCTTATCATACCAAGAGTATATTTAATCTTGGTAAGGCGTCATGCACAAATATTAAGAGTGCCGTTGTTGATAGATCAGGGTCGTACCAGTTTGGCATCCACAACCACGATACAATATCACTGGCTGTTATTGACAAA TTGGGAAACATTGCTGTCGGTACATCAACTAATGGGGCCACTTTTAAGATTCCTGGCAG GGTTGGTGATGGTCCTATTGCTGGGTCTTCAGCGTATGCTGATACTGAAGTTGGAGCATGTGGTGCAACAGGGGATGGTGATGTCATGATGCGCTTCCTTCCATG CTATCAAGCGGTGGAGAGTATGAGGTTAGGCATGGAACCCAAGTTAGCAGCTCAGGATGCCATAGCAAGAATCGCTAGGAAATACCCTGATTTTGTAGGAGCTGTTTTTGCTGTCAATAAGAGTGGTGCCCATGCCGGTGCATGCCATGGATGGACTTTTCAATATTCCGTGAGGAGCCCTGACATGGCTGATGTTGTCGTTTATACGGTCGTCCCATGA